ATCAAAGTATAATTTGGTCCTTTATCTGATGTTTCAGTATAAGGAGTATATCCATTAAGTGTTGTCCCTATAATATCTACTCCAGCTTTTTCTGCATTTATCCCTTCTTCTAAATTTGAAATATCTGCCATTAATAAGATATGTGGATATTTTGCTTTAATATCTGCAATAAATTCATTAATAGTTTTTCCATCATATCTATCTCTTAAAGTACAATCAAGAGCTATAATATCTGCACCAGCTTCAACTAAGGCATCTATTTCAGACATACCTACAGTAATATATTGAGGAAATCCTTCATACCCTTTTTTAATTAATCCTATTACAGGTACTTCTACTTCTTTTTTTATCTCCTTAACATCTAACACTCCATTTGTTCTTATACCTTTTGCCCCTGCCTTTATAGCTGCCCTTGCCATAAGTGGCATGATTGTAGAATTTTCCATGTACAATGGTTCACCTGGAAGTGCTTGACAAGAAACTATTAACTGTCCCTTTAATTTTTCTAATACTTTGTTACTCACAATTTCCTCCTATTTATTCTTGTTGGCTATAGCCTCTGCCATACCCTGTCTTACTAATTTTGCTTTTTTACTATTTCTAAGAGCATATCCTGTAGCTAAAACATCTATAATATATAGCTGCGACATTTTAGATACTAATGCTCCACCATTAAGTAGTGTTTCTTTACCTGAGGTAAGTATGACAATATCTGATAATTTAGCAATTGGAGATAATATATAGTTTGTGATAGCAATTATCTTACAACCATTTTCCTTAGCTATTGATAGCGGATAAATTAAATCCACAGTTTCACCAGATAAACTTATTACAACTATCACATCTTTTTCTGTAGTTGTTGAAGCATACATTACCTGAAAATGTCCATCACTTACACTATGTCCAATCTTGCCAAATCTCATAAATCTATTTTGAAATTCAAGTGCAGCAACTCCTGATGCTCCCATTCCAAATACATATAGTTTTTTGGAATTTTCTATTGCTTCTATAGCATTTTCTACATCTTCTTTATTAATTAAATTTTTTGTATTTTTTATAGTTTCTATTATGTTATATTCAATATTTTCTATATAATGTTCTTTAGTATTTCTTTCATCTTCTATTGTAGCTATTTCTCTTGCCACTTCAAGTTTAAAATCAATAAAACCTTTAAATCCAATTTTTTTAACAAATCTAACTATTGTTGCTTCTGATACATTTATTTTCTTAGTAATTTCATGAAGAGGCATAAAACAAATTGCATCTTTTTCTTTAATTACATAATCTGCAACTTTTATTTCCTGTTTACTAAAAGATGGGTAAAACGACTGTATCAGAGTAATGTATTTCATGTGAAATCACCTATTAAAACTTGAGGTGTTCTATAGCCAGGTTTTATTTCTCCATTAATTAAATAAACTTTTTTATCAATTTTTATCATAGATGAACCACAGGTTGCATTTAATATATCTCCATCAGATAATAGAGTAAATTTTTCTTCTAATGTGTTAAATATATAAATGTTTTTATTCCATTTAAAATCTTCTCTTTTTCTAGCAAAATATTCTATTTTAAATTCTATTTCACCTAATCTTTGTATAGCCTCATCATAAATCTTCTTATTGCAACCTCCCACAACTAAAAAATTATTATCATCTAGCATACAAGAGGTTGCAGCAGTAAGGCATGTAGGAGTGTCATCTATTTTACGCCACTCTCTTTTATTTATATCATATACATATGAATCTAGGCAACAAATATTTGAGGCACCACTAAATAAGTATAACCTGCCGTTAGATATGAAGTTTAAAAATTGCTCTCTAACTTCACCCATAACTTTATCAAGTTTACTTAATTTTCGTGTTTTCAAATTAAATTCATATATATACTCTTTTCCAAAATAAATCTTCTCGTTATATACACCACCAAATCCACCAACAATTTCAAAACCTAAATCAAAGATCTCTGTTTCAATAATCTTAGTTCCATCTAGTGTGTATTCATATATTTTCGTATTTCCTGCTCCTGAAATTAAATATATCTTATCATCATAATTTACTACTATTGCTTTATCAGGGCTAATTTTACCACTCTGTTTAGAAACTAAATTAAAATCTACATCATATAAATACATATCATTATACATTGTCCTCATTCCATATGGTGGTGTACCATTTGGAAAATTAGATCCTCCATATATTAATATATATTTACCTATTTTTGAGCATAACATAGATGTTAGCCCTAATTCATGTCCTACATTTTTTAAAAATTTAAATTTCACCTTTATCACCTAAGATATTATACCTCGATTTTTTCAAAAATGCAAAAAAAAATGAAAAAAAATTTCATTTATTTTTTTCATATAATACTAGGCTTCCGTTGTATATAGGGATAAAAAAATGCCCGTTTTTTCACGAGCATTTTATTTAATTTTATTTAAAATTTTTCATTTTTGAATATTCTTCTCTACCGTAATAAGATTTTAGATATATTTCTTTTAATTCTGAAATTAATGGGTATCTTGGATTTGCAGGAGTACATTGATCATCAAATGCATCAACTGATAACTCATCTACAGCTTCTAAGAAATCTTTTTCAGGTATTCCCCAATCTTTAATAGTTTTTGGTATTCCAATTTTTTCTTTTAATTCTTCTATACCTTCAATTAAAGCTTCAACTTTTTCTTCTTTAGTTTGACCTTCTTTAGATAATCCTAAGAAATCAGCAACTTTGGCATAACGATTTACTGCATCTGGATATCTATATTGAGGGAATACTCCCATCTTAGTTGGTGCTTCCTCAGCATTAAATCTAATAACTTCACCTAATACT
The genomic region above belongs to Streptobacillus moniliformis DSM 12112 and contains:
- a CDS encoding MurR/RpiR family transcriptional regulator: MKYITLIQSFYPSFSKQEIKVADYVIKEKDAICFMPLHEITKKINVSEATIVRFVKKIGFKGFIDFKLEVAREIATIEDERNTKEHYIENIEYNIIETIKNTKNLINKEDVENAIEAIENSKKLYVFGMGASGVAALEFQNRFMRFGKIGHSVSDGHFQVMYASTTTEKDVIVVISLSGETVDLIYPLSIAKENGCKIIAITNYILSPIAKLSDIVILTSGKETLLNGGALVSKMSQLYIIDVLATGYALRNSKKAKLVRQGMAEAIANKNK
- a CDS encoding N-acetylmannosamine-6-phosphate 2-epimerase, whose amino-acid sequence is MSNKVLEKLKGQLIVSCQALPGEPLYMENSTIMPLMARAAIKAGAKGIRTNGVLDVKEIKKEVEVPVIGLIKKGYEGFPQYITVGMSEIDALVEAGADIIALDCTLRDRYDGKTINEFIADIKAKYPHILLMADISNLEEGINAEKAGVDIIGTTLNGYTPYTETSDKGPNYTLIEELVSVVKIPVIAEGRIHTPEAAKKMLDLGAYAVVVGGAITRPLEITNRFIEGMGLK
- a CDS encoding kelch repeat-containing protein; this encodes MKFKFLKNVGHELGLTSMLCSKIGKYILIYGGSNFPNGTPPYGMRTMYNDMYLYDVDFNLVSKQSGKISPDKAIVVNYDDKIYLISGAGNTKIYEYTLDGTKIIETEIFDLGFEIVGGFGGVYNEKIYFGKEYIYEFNLKTRKLSKLDKVMGEVREQFLNFISNGRLYLFSGASNICCLDSYVYDINKREWRKIDDTPTCLTAATSCMLDDNNFLVVGGCNKKIYDEAIQRLGEIEFKIEYFARKREDFKWNKNIYIFNTLEEKFTLLSDGDILNATCGSSMIKIDKKVYLINGEIKPGYRTPQVLIGDFT